The Microbacterium horticulturae genome has a window encoding:
- a CDS encoding SACE_7040 family transcriptional regulator: MAITQRERAKSDRRSALLREASRLFAERGFASVTLEDIGAACGVSGPAVYRHFASKQALLGAILVEVSVRLRDGGVGVVDAAPDPASALDDLIRFHVAFALDDADVIRVQDRDLASLAETDRHRVRRLQREYVEVWVGVLRGIHPSRSDADLRVRAHAVFGLINSTPHSVRGLRAAPGESQVRATLEQLAGAALRA, translated from the coding sequence ATGGCAATCACGCAGCGCGAACGCGCGAAGTCCGACCGCCGGTCGGCGCTGCTGCGCGAGGCGTCACGGCTGTTCGCCGAGCGCGGCTTCGCGTCGGTGACGCTCGAAGACATCGGCGCCGCATGCGGCGTGAGCGGCCCCGCGGTCTACCGACACTTCGCGAGCAAGCAGGCGCTGCTGGGCGCGATCCTCGTGGAGGTGAGCGTGCGACTGCGCGACGGTGGAGTGGGAGTGGTGGATGCCGCGCCCGACCCCGCGAGCGCGCTTGATGACCTCATCCGGTTCCATGTGGCGTTCGCCCTCGATGACGCCGACGTCATCCGCGTGCAGGACCGCGACCTCGCTTCGCTCGCCGAGACCGACCGGCATCGGGTGCGACGACTGCAGCGCGAATACGTCGAGGTGTGGGTGGGGGTGCTGCGCGGCATCCACCCCTCCCGCTCCGATGCCGATCTGCGCGTGCGCGCGCATGCCGTGTTCGGGCTCATCAACTCGACGCCGCACAGCGTGCGCGGGCTGCGCGCCGCCCCCGGCGAGAGCCAGGTGCGGGCGACACTCGAGCAGCTCGCGGGTGCTGCTCTGCGGGCGTGA
- a CDS encoding carboxyl transferase domain-containing protein: protein MTEPATQRDLAAELRERVAVAAEGGSAASRDRHVTRGKLLPRDRVRRLLDEGSPFLEVAPLAADGLYDGQAPAAGVIAGIGLVHGRHVMVVCNDATVKGGTYYPMTVKKHLRAQEMALENRLPCVYLVDSGGAFLPMQDEVFPDRDHFGRIFFNQARLSAERIPQIAAVLGSCTAGGAYVPAMSDETVIVRNQGTIFLGGPPLVKAAIGEVVTAEELGGGELHARHSGVVDHLADDDEHALEIVRDIVATLPPPAEPAWLVSETVPAKGTADELYDVVPVDVNQPYDVREVISRLVDGGALHEFKKEYGTTLVTGFAHIHGHPVGIVANNGVLFSESALKGAHFIELSDQRGIPLLFLQNISGFMVGRDAEAGGIAKDGAKMVTAVATTRVPKLTVVIGGSFGAGNYSMCGRAYSPRFLWTWPASRISVMGGAQAASVLSTVKRDQLEARGDQWQADEQAAFEAPIRAQYEEQGSPYYATARLWDDGIVDPADTRDLLGLALDVVARTPLPEPRFGVFRM from the coding sequence ATGACCGAACCCGCCACCCAGCGTGACCTCGCCGCCGAACTGCGCGAGCGCGTCGCCGTCGCGGCCGAAGGCGGGTCCGCGGCATCCCGCGACCGCCACGTCACGCGCGGCAAGCTGCTGCCGCGCGATCGCGTGCGGCGCCTGCTCGACGAAGGCAGCCCATTCCTCGAGGTCGCTCCGCTCGCTGCCGACGGCCTGTACGACGGGCAGGCTCCGGCGGCGGGCGTCATCGCCGGCATCGGGCTCGTGCACGGCCGACACGTCATGGTGGTGTGCAACGACGCCACCGTCAAGGGCGGCACGTACTATCCGATGACCGTCAAGAAGCATCTGCGCGCGCAGGAGATGGCCCTCGAGAACCGGCTGCCCTGCGTCTACCTCGTCGACTCGGGGGGCGCGTTCCTGCCGATGCAGGACGAGGTCTTTCCCGACCGCGACCACTTCGGGCGCATCTTCTTCAATCAGGCGCGGCTGTCGGCCGAGCGCATCCCGCAGATCGCGGCAGTGCTCGGTTCGTGCACGGCCGGCGGTGCGTACGTGCCCGCGATGAGTGACGAGACGGTGATCGTCCGCAACCAGGGCACGATCTTCCTGGGCGGGCCGCCGCTCGTGAAGGCCGCGATCGGCGAGGTCGTCACCGCCGAAGAGCTCGGCGGGGGAGAGCTGCACGCCCGCCACTCGGGAGTCGTCGACCACCTCGCCGACGACGACGAGCACGCGCTCGAGATCGTGCGAGACATCGTCGCAACCCTGCCGCCGCCCGCCGAGCCGGCGTGGCTGGTCTCCGAGACCGTCCCGGCGAAGGGCACCGCCGACGAGCTCTACGACGTCGTGCCCGTCGACGTGAATCAGCCGTACGACGTGCGCGAGGTGATCAGCCGCCTCGTCGACGGCGGCGCGCTGCACGAGTTCAAGAAGGAATACGGCACGACCCTGGTGACCGGCTTCGCGCACATCCACGGGCACCCCGTGGGCATCGTCGCCAACAACGGCGTGCTGTTCAGCGAGTCGGCGCTGAAGGGCGCCCACTTCATCGAGCTGTCCGATCAGCGCGGCATCCCGCTGCTGTTCCTGCAGAACATCTCCGGCTTCATGGTGGGGCGGGATGCCGAAGCCGGCGGCATCGCGAAGGACGGGGCCAAGATGGTCACGGCCGTCGCGACGACGCGGGTGCCCAAGCTCACGGTCGTGATCGGCGGCTCGTTCGGCGCCGGCAACTACTCGATGTGCGGGCGGGCATATTCGCCCCGCTTCTTGTGGACGTGGCCCGCCAGCCGCATCTCGGTGATGGGCGGCGCCCAGGCCGCATCCGTGCTCTCCACCGTCAAGCGCGATCAGCTCGAGGCGCGCGGCGACCAGTGGCAGGCCGACGAGCAGGCGGCGTTCGAGGCGCCGATCCGCGCGCAGTACGAAGAGCAGGGCAGCCCGTACTACGCGACCGCGCGGCTGTGGGACGACGGCATCGTCGACCCCGCCGACACCCGTGACCTGCTGGGGCTCGCGCTCGATGTCGTTGCGCGCACGCCCCTGCCCGAACCGCGCTTCGGCGTCTTCCGGATGTGA
- a CDS encoding biotin carboxylase N-terminal domain-containing protein — MYFDTVLVANRGEIARRVIRTLRLLGIRSVAVYSDADASAPHVAEADDAVRIGPAAASHSYLDIDAVIGAAQASGAQAIHPGYGFLSENPALGRACAEAGIVFIGPGAQALEVMADKIRARDHVAASGVPIVPGFSAAGMTDDEIVDAAKAAGFPLLIKPSAGGGGKGMQEVHGPDEVRDAVATARRVATAAFGDDTLLFERLIQRPRHIEVQVLGDTRGTVIHLGERECTLQRRHQKVIEEAPSPLIDAGTRARLGEAACAAAASVAYTGAGTVEFIVSADRPDEFFFMEMNTRLQVEHPVTELVTGVDLVEQQLRIAAGEALDIADVTFDGHAIEARVYAESPARGFLPATGDVLLWQPAEGVRTDAAVETGSVVTADYDPMIAKVIAHGADRAQALERLDAALAGTVLFGVESNIDFLRTLLTDPVVQAGDMDTGLIDRMPPFEDPAPNEAALAAAAAAVPLAEERGHATPLWLAGTGWRASAAPVPGRVWFETSDGTVSVAPRAQRDEGPVTAVGSEGTVWVHADGVTSALTPLTRRQAMEHRLAQRERAEGASDPELRAPMPGAVVAVHAEEGARVTAGEKIVSIEAMKMEHPVTAPHDGILTLLVASGDQVRRDQIIARVDPAEGE; from the coding sequence ATGTACTTCGACACCGTTCTGGTGGCCAACCGCGGCGAGATCGCCCGCCGCGTCATTCGCACGCTGCGCCTGCTCGGCATCCGGTCGGTCGCCGTCTACAGCGACGCCGACGCGTCGGCGCCGCATGTGGCCGAGGCCGATGATGCCGTGCGGATCGGGCCGGCTGCGGCATCCCACTCGTATCTCGACATCGACGCGGTCATCGGTGCAGCGCAGGCGAGCGGCGCGCAGGCGATCCACCCCGGGTACGGCTTCCTCTCCGAGAATCCGGCGCTCGGCCGCGCCTGCGCCGAGGCCGGCATCGTCTTCATCGGGCCGGGTGCCCAGGCGCTCGAGGTCATGGCCGACAAGATCCGCGCTCGCGACCATGTCGCCGCCTCCGGTGTGCCCATCGTGCCCGGCTTCAGCGCCGCCGGCATGACCGACGACGAGATCGTGGATGCCGCGAAGGCCGCCGGCTTTCCGCTGCTGATCAAGCCGTCGGCCGGCGGCGGCGGCAAGGGCATGCAGGAGGTGCATGGTCCCGATGAGGTCCGGGATGCCGTGGCCACCGCCCGCCGCGTGGCCACGGCCGCCTTCGGCGACGACACGCTGCTGTTCGAGCGTCTCATCCAGCGTCCGCGGCACATCGAGGTGCAGGTGCTCGGCGACACACGCGGCACCGTCATCCACCTTGGTGAACGCGAATGCACGCTTCAGCGCCGCCACCAGAAGGTCATCGAAGAGGCTCCGTCGCCGCTGATCGACGCCGGCACCCGGGCACGGCTGGGCGAAGCGGCCTGTGCGGCCGCGGCATCCGTCGCCTACACGGGCGCCGGAACCGTGGAGTTCATCGTGTCGGCGGACCGGCCCGACGAGTTCTTCTTCATGGAGATGAACACGCGCCTCCAGGTCGAGCACCCGGTGACCGAGCTGGTGACCGGCGTCGATCTCGTCGAGCAGCAGCTGCGCATCGCCGCGGGCGAGGCGCTCGACATCGCTGATGTGACATTCGACGGGCACGCGATCGAGGCGCGGGTGTATGCCGAGAGCCCCGCGCGCGGCTTCTTGCCGGCGACCGGCGATGTGCTGTTGTGGCAGCCGGCCGAGGGAGTGCGGACGGATGCCGCTGTCGAGACCGGCAGCGTGGTCACCGCCGACTACGACCCGATGATCGCGAAGGTCATAGCCCACGGTGCCGACCGTGCGCAGGCGCTCGAGCGGTTGGATGCCGCGCTCGCCGGCACCGTGCTGTTCGGTGTGGAGAGCAACATCGACTTTCTGCGCACGCTGCTGACTGATCCCGTCGTGCAGGCCGGCGACATGGACACCGGGCTCATCGACCGGATGCCGCCGTTCGAAGACCCGGCACCGAACGAGGCAGCGCTCGCCGCTGCGGCTGCTGCGGTGCCGCTCGCGGAGGAGCGCGGACACGCGACGCCGCTGTGGCTGGCGGGAACGGGGTGGCGTGCAAGCGCCGCGCCGGTGCCGGGGCGGGTGTGGTTCGAAACGAGCGACGGGACGGTGTCGGTCGCCCCGCGAGCGCAGCGAGACGAAGGTCCGGTGACCGCCGTCGGCTCGGAGGGAACCGTCTGGGTCCACGCCGACGGCGTGACCAGCGCCCTCACGCCGCTCACGCGACGCCAGGCGATGGAGCACCGCCTCGCACAGCGGGAACGCGCCGAGGGCGCCTCCGACCCCGAGCTGCGTGCGCCGATGCCCGGCGCCGTGGTCGCAGTGCACGCTGAAGAAGGCGCCCGCGTGACTGCGGGAGAGAAGATCGTCTCCATCGAGGCGATGAAGATGGAACACCCGGTGACGGCGCCGCATGACGGCATCCTCACCCTCCTGGTCGCGAGCGGCGACCAGGTGCGTCGCGATCAGATCATCGCGCGCGTCGACCCTGCCGAAGGCGAGTGA
- a CDS encoding acyl-CoA dehydrogenase family protein, whose translation MDTYSTYDVSDDERELAGLVRGFADEVIAPIAYEANRTHTLPLDVVAQMGEMGLFGLPFPEEYGGQGGDYFALSLAIEAIGRVDQSLAITLEAGVSLGAMPIFRFGNDEQKRELLPDLLAGRALGGFGLTEPDAGSDAGATRTTARLEGGEWVINGAKQFITNSGTDITRFVTVTAVTGEKDGRKEISTIIVPNGTPGFTVEPAYDKVGWHASDTHPLTFADARVPEANLLGERGRGFAAFLHILDEGRIAIAALATGAAEGCVDAAVDYAHSRTVFGQPLATKQTMQFKIARMQARVHTARLAWHHAARLRDAGKPFKTEAAIAKLVAGDAAMDNARDATQVFGGNGFMNEYPVARHYRDSKILEVGEGTTEVQLLVIARALGLV comes from the coding sequence ATGGACACCTACAGCACTTATGACGTCAGCGACGACGAGCGCGAGCTCGCCGGACTCGTGCGCGGCTTCGCCGACGAGGTCATCGCGCCGATCGCCTATGAGGCGAACCGCACCCACACCCTGCCGCTCGACGTCGTCGCGCAGATGGGGGAGATGGGCCTGTTCGGCCTGCCGTTCCCCGAAGAGTACGGCGGGCAGGGCGGCGACTACTTCGCGCTGAGCCTGGCGATCGAGGCCATCGGCCGCGTCGACCAGTCGCTGGCGATCACGCTCGAAGCCGGGGTGAGCCTGGGCGCGATGCCGATCTTCCGCTTCGGGAACGACGAGCAGAAGCGCGAGCTGCTGCCGGATCTGCTCGCCGGCCGGGCGCTCGGGGGGTTCGGTCTGACCGAACCGGATGCCGGATCCGATGCCGGCGCCACGCGCACCACCGCGCGACTCGAGGGCGGCGAGTGGGTCATCAACGGTGCGAAGCAGTTCATCACCAACTCGGGCACCGACATCACCCGCTTCGTCACCGTGACCGCGGTAACCGGGGAGAAGGACGGCCGCAAGGAGATCTCGACGATCATCGTTCCGAACGGCACACCGGGGTTCACCGTCGAGCCGGCTTACGACAAGGTGGGCTGGCACGCGTCTGACACGCACCCGCTCACCTTCGCCGACGCCCGGGTGCCCGAGGCGAATCTGCTCGGCGAGCGGGGCCGTGGGTTCGCGGCCTTCCTGCACATCCTCGACGAGGGGCGTATCGCGATCGCCGCTCTCGCGACGGGCGCCGCCGAAGGGTGTGTGGACGCCGCCGTCGACTACGCGCACTCGCGGACGGTCTTCGGGCAGCCGCTGGCCACCAAGCAGACGATGCAGTTCAAGATCGCGCGCATGCAGGCCCGGGTGCACACGGCGCGGCTCGCCTGGCACCACGCGGCACGCCTGCGCGACGCCGGCAAGCCGTTCAAGACCGAGGCCGCCATCGCCAAGCTTGTGGCGGGGGATGCCGCCATGGACAACGCCCGCGACGCCACCCAGGTGTTCGGCGGCAACGGGTTCATGAACGAGTACCCCGTGGCGCGCCATTACCGGGACTCGAAGATCCTCGAGGTCGGCGAGGGCACCACCGAGGTGCAGCTGCTCGTGATCGCTCGGGCGCTGGGCCTGGTGTGA
- a CDS encoding MaoC family dehydratase, producing the protein MTEIVQRGLYYEECEVGARYLHRPGRTVTEADNMLFSALTMNTQALHLDAAYSATQPFGKPLMNSMWTLSTLVGMSVAQITQGTLVAQLGLSDISFLRPVFAGDTLYGDTEIVSKRLSTSRPGQGLVTMTHTGRNQDDEVVATVTRIALMWCLPKEDA; encoded by the coding sequence ATGACCGAGATCGTCCAGCGCGGGCTGTACTACGAGGAGTGCGAGGTGGGCGCGCGGTATCTCCACCGGCCCGGGCGTACCGTCACCGAGGCCGACAACATGCTGTTCTCGGCGCTGACGATGAACACGCAGGCGTTGCACCTCGACGCGGCATACTCGGCCACGCAGCCGTTCGGCAAGCCGCTCATGAACTCGATGTGGACGCTGTCAACGCTGGTGGGGATGTCGGTGGCCCAGATCACGCAGGGCACCCTGGTCGCCCAGCTCGGCCTGTCGGACATCTCGTTTCTGCGCCCCGTCTTCGCCGGCGACACGCTCTACGGCGACACCGAGATAGTTTCCAAGCGGCTCTCGACCTCGCGCCCCGGGCAGGGCCTCGTGACGATGACGCACACCGGCCGCAACCAAGACGACGAGGTCGTCGCCACCGTCACGCGCATCGCGCTGATGTGGTGTCTGCCGAAGGAGGATGCATGA
- a CDS encoding HpcH/HpaI aldolase/citrate lyase family protein, producing the protein MSFQMGPALLFCPADRPERFAKAAARADAVILDLEDAVAAADKPTARGNLIESDLDPACTIVRINPLDSEHAASDLSTLSQTDYRTVMVAKSESAKTLGRFDPRFRLIALCETARGVVNAEKIASLENVTALMWGAEDLVASLGGISSRKTNGRYRDVARQARSRVLLAAGARGKAAIDAVHLDIADAKGQSREAMDAAASGFAATACIHPSQVELVRAAYRPDVKTVAWARAVLAAAAGQRGVFSFEGRMVDEPVLAHARSVLARA; encoded by the coding sequence ATGAGCTTTCAGATGGGGCCCGCCCTGCTGTTCTGCCCTGCCGACCGGCCCGAGCGGTTCGCCAAGGCTGCCGCACGGGCCGACGCGGTCATCCTCGACCTCGAAGACGCTGTCGCCGCAGCCGACAAGCCCACCGCGCGCGGCAACCTCATCGAGAGCGACCTGGACCCGGCGTGCACCATCGTGCGTATCAATCCGCTCGACTCCGAGCATGCGGCATCCGATCTGTCCACTCTGTCGCAGACCGACTACCGCACCGTGATGGTCGCCAAGAGTGAGTCGGCGAAGACACTCGGCCGATTCGACCCGCGCTTCCGGCTGATCGCGCTGTGCGAGACAGCGCGCGGGGTGGTCAACGCCGAGAAGATCGCCTCGCTCGAGAACGTCACGGCGTTGATGTGGGGCGCCGAAGACCTCGTCGCGTCGCTGGGTGGCATATCCAGCCGCAAGACGAACGGGCGCTACCGGGACGTCGCGCGTCAGGCGCGATCCCGCGTGCTGCTGGCCGCGGGCGCTCGTGGCAAAGCCGCGATCGACGCCGTGCATCTGGACATCGCCGATGCCAAGGGGCAGTCACGGGAGGCGATGGATGCCGCGGCCTCCGGCTTCGCGGCCACCGCCTGCATCCATCCTTCGCAGGTCGAGCTCGTGCGGGCCGCGTACCGCCCGGACGTGAAGACCGTGGCCTGGGCCCGGGCGGTGCTGGCCGCGGCCGCCGGGCAACGCGGTGTGTTCTCGTTCGAGGGACGCATGGTCGACGAGCCTGTGCTCGCGCACGCGCGCTCGGTGCTCGCGCGGGCGTGA
- a CDS encoding histidine phosphatase family protein, with product MTTLTLIRHGETDWNRVGRIQGTSDIALNETGRQQARDTAAILLDRMDPSLPVAVAASDLSRARETAEIIADELGLPTPHLYPELRERAYGEAEGMTGDDIEARWGTRHASDVPGAEPWPLVRKRAVRGVRKVARDVRALTAPGGASVIVVSHGALIRELVRHISHGDLPDPATRLPNGGGYTILIERERLRLVDAVAH from the coding sequence GTGACGACTCTGACCCTCATCCGCCACGGCGAGACGGATTGGAATCGCGTCGGCCGCATCCAGGGCACGAGCGACATCGCGCTGAACGAGACCGGCCGTCAGCAGGCACGCGACACCGCGGCGATCCTACTCGACCGCATGGATCCGTCCCTGCCGGTCGCCGTCGCGGCCAGCGACCTGTCGCGCGCCCGCGAGACGGCCGAGATCATCGCCGACGAGCTCGGGCTGCCCACGCCGCACCTCTACCCCGAACTGCGCGAGCGCGCGTACGGCGAGGCAGAGGGGATGACCGGCGACGACATCGAGGCACGCTGGGGCACCCGCCATGCATCCGACGTGCCCGGCGCCGAGCCGTGGCCGCTCGTGCGCAAGCGCGCGGTGCGCGGCGTGCGCAAGGTAGCCCGCGATGTCCGTGCACTGACCGCGCCGGGCGGCGCGTCGGTCATCGTCGTCTCGCATGGCGCGCTCATCCGCGAGCTCGTGCGCCACATCAGCCACGGCGACCTGCCTGACCCCGCCACCCGGCTGCCCAACGGCGGCGGCTACACGATCCTCATCGAGCGCGAGCGCCTGCGCCTCGTCGACGCCGTCGCGCACTGA
- a CDS encoding NAD-dependent protein deacetylase, with protein sequence MLEDAVAALTGRRIAVLTGAGVSTDSGIPDYRGEHAPVRQPMTVQQFLATDAARRRYWIGSHLGWKRFAAARPNAGHQALADLEHRGVVNGVMTQNVDGLHLQAGSERVVELHGTLRRVLCLHCGQVFDRRDLAVRIEADNPWLVTNEDAVLLPDGDVRPDSVDGFIVPACSVCGGMLKPEVVFFGETIPLGQFAGAEQLLTAADALLVAGSSLVVNSGMRFIQRAQRRGIPIVIVNRGQTRADARATVKLDAGTSEVLTGLADRLEP encoded by the coding sequence GTGCTCGAAGACGCCGTCGCCGCTCTGACCGGGCGGCGCATCGCCGTTCTCACCGGCGCCGGTGTCTCCACCGACTCGGGAATCCCCGACTATCGCGGCGAGCACGCTCCGGTGCGGCAGCCCATGACCGTGCAGCAGTTCTTGGCGACGGATGCCGCGCGCCGACGCTACTGGATCGGCAGCCACCTCGGGTGGAAGCGGTTCGCCGCCGCACGTCCCAATGCCGGCCACCAGGCCCTCGCCGATCTCGAGCACCGCGGCGTCGTGAACGGTGTCATGACCCAGAACGTCGATGGACTCCACCTTCAGGCGGGGTCCGAGCGCGTCGTCGAGCTGCACGGCACGCTCCGTCGGGTGCTCTGTCTGCACTGCGGCCAGGTGTTCGATCGCCGCGACCTGGCGGTACGCATCGAGGCCGACAACCCGTGGCTGGTCACGAACGAAGACGCTGTGCTGCTGCCGGACGGCGATGTGCGCCCCGACTCCGTCGACGGATTCATCGTGCCGGCGTGCAGTGTGTGTGGAGGGATGCTGAAACCCGAAGTCGTCTTCTTCGGCGAGACGATTCCCCTCGGGCAGTTCGCCGGTGCCGAGCAGCTGCTGACCGCCGCCGATGCGCTGCTCGTGGCGGGATCGTCGCTGGTGGTCAACTCGGGGATGCGGTTCATCCAGCGCGCACAGCGCCGCGGCATCCCGATCGTGATCGTCAATCGCGGGCAGACACGTGCCGATGCGCGGGCGACGGTGAAGCTCGACGCCGGAACGAGCGAGGTGCTCACAGGTCTCGCCGATAGGCTTGAGCCGTGA
- a CDS encoding TrmH family RNA methyltransferase, with protein sequence MSVIRIDDPLEPRLADYRDLTDVRLRRMLEPAGGLYMAESAKVLARALEAGHQPRSLLVQEKWLDDALMLLGERGDVPVYVVPAEVAEKLTGYAVHRGLLAAMHRPELPSIAEVLTGARRVLVLDEIVDHTNVGAMFRGAAGLGADAVLVGARCADPLYRRSVRVSMGTVFQVPWTRLPEWPQAGDALRAEGLHLAALALADDAVSLDDFAADPPERVALMLGAEGDGLGRKALAAADTIVTIPMAGGVDSLNVAAAAAVAMWALRV encoded by the coding sequence GTGAGCGTGATCCGCATCGACGACCCCCTCGAACCACGACTCGCGGATTACCGCGATCTCACCGACGTGAGGCTGCGGCGCATGCTGGAACCGGCAGGTGGCCTGTACATGGCGGAGTCGGCCAAGGTGCTCGCGCGGGCGCTGGAAGCGGGGCACCAGCCGCGCTCGCTGCTCGTGCAGGAGAAGTGGCTCGACGACGCGCTTATGCTGCTGGGCGAGCGCGGCGATGTGCCGGTGTACGTCGTACCGGCGGAGGTGGCCGAGAAGCTCACCGGGTACGCCGTGCACCGCGGGCTGCTGGCCGCCATGCATCGCCCCGAGCTGCCCTCGATCGCGGAGGTGCTGACCGGCGCACGTCGTGTGCTTGTGCTCGATGAGATCGTGGATCACACGAACGTCGGGGCGATGTTCCGGGGTGCCGCGGGCCTGGGCGCCGACGCCGTGCTCGTGGGTGCGCGCTGCGCCGACCCCCTGTACCGGCGCAGCGTGCGTGTGAGCATGGGCACGGTCTTCCAGGTGCCGTGGACACGGCTGCCCGAGTGGCCACAGGCGGGCGACGCGTTGCGCGCCGAGGGCTTGCATCTGGCGGCGCTCGCGCTCGCCGACGACGCCGTCTCACTCGACGACTTCGCCGCCGATCCGCCCGAGCGGGTGGCCCTCATGCTCGGTGCCGAGGGGGACGGCCTCGGACGCAAGGCGCTCGCCGCGGCAGACACCATCGTCACGATCCCGATGGCCGGGGGAGTGGACTCGCTGAACGTGGCTGCGGCCGCCGCCGTGGCGATGTGGGCGCTGCGGGTCTAG
- a CDS encoding SGNH/GDSL hydrolase family protein: MSEDHRSPFVENAEPHPWRRFVALGDSFTEGVGDPSDEPGVFRGWADRVAEVLSSQVDDFAYANLAVRGKLIRQVIADQIEPALALKPDLVTLCAGGNDVIRPGTDPDEIATLFRDAVARLSSTGATLVVFTGIDTEFTPVFRAIRGKVAIYNENVRAVADEYDCIVADQWALKTVQDPRFFTDDRLHYNALGHHEIARMVLRALNVPNDLTPMEPDPLPPRTWRAARSEDLVWARTHLMPWVLRRLRHQSSGDNVTAKRPEPLPVTTLAPGKDAAARRGEKA; the protein is encoded by the coding sequence ATGTCTGAGGATCACCGCAGCCCGTTCGTCGAGAACGCCGAGCCGCACCCCTGGCGACGCTTCGTCGCCCTCGGCGACTCGTTCACCGAGGGCGTGGGCGACCCCTCCGATGAGCCGGGAGTCTTCCGCGGCTGGGCCGATCGGGTCGCCGAGGTGCTCTCCAGCCAGGTCGACGACTTCGCCTATGCGAACCTCGCCGTGCGGGGCAAGCTCATCCGTCAGGTGATCGCCGATCAGATCGAGCCGGCCCTGGCGCTCAAACCCGACCTGGTCACGCTCTGCGCGGGCGGCAACGACGTGATCCGCCCCGGCACCGACCCCGACGAGATCGCGACTCTGTTCCGCGATGCGGTCGCACGCCTGTCGAGCACCGGCGCGACGCTCGTGGTCTTCACCGGCATCGACACCGAGTTCACCCCGGTGTTCCGCGCGATCCGCGGCAAGGTGGCGATCTACAACGAGAACGTGCGCGCGGTCGCTGACGAGTACGACTGCATAGTGGCCGATCAGTGGGCGCTGAAGACCGTGCAGGACCCGCGGTTCTTCACCGACGACCGGCTGCACTACAACGCGCTCGGGCACCACGAGATAGCGCGCATGGTGCTGCGCGCCCTGAACGTGCCCAATGACCTCACCCCGATGGAGCCCGACCCGCTGCCGCCGCGCACCTGGCGCGCAGCGCGCAGCGAAGACCTCGTCTGGGCACGCACGCACCTGATGCCGTGGGTGCTGCGACGCCTGCGCCACCAGTCGTCGGGTGACAACGTCACCGCGAAGCGCCCAGAACCGCTGCCGGTCACGACGCTGGCGCCGGGGAAGGATGCCGCGGCCCGCCGCGGCGAGAAGGCCTAG